From a region of the Georgenia yuyongxinii genome:
- a CDS encoding DUF3151 domain-containing protein: MPTNLLGDPAPTLLPDHLDAPARTALADGEDARAVAARFPAASAAWAALARTALDSGDPVAAYAFARTGYHRGLDALRKAGWRGQGPVPASHLPNQGFLRSVWALADAAAAIGEDDETARCHRLLDDSDPAWRNALTNAL; the protein is encoded by the coding sequence ATGCCCACGAACCTGCTCGGCGACCCCGCGCCCACCCTGCTGCCGGACCACCTTGACGCACCCGCCCGCACGGCCCTCGCCGACGGCGAGGATGCCCGCGCCGTCGCCGCCCGGTTCCCGGCCGCCAGCGCGGCCTGGGCTGCCCTGGCCCGTACGGCGCTCGACAGCGGCGACCCGGTCGCCGCGTACGCCTTCGCCCGCACCGGCTACCACCGGGGCCTCGACGCCCTGCGCAAGGCCGGCTGGCGCGGTCAGGGCCCCGTCCCGGCGAGCCACCTGCCCAACCAGGGTTTCCTGCGCTCCGTCTGGGCGCTGGCCGACGCCGCGGCCGCCATCGGGGAGGACGACGAGACGGCGCGGTGCCACCGCCTGCTGGACGACTCCGACCCAGCGTGGCGGAACGCGCTCACCAACGCGCTGTGA
- a CDS encoding AAA family ATPase: MATNDQLKALVKSHADGDDPQFYSVAMQVAAKAARAGQSKFAQELRDLVDELRRRGADKSRIASVVPVAQPRGELASLLSVSYPDAHLGDLVLAGDVDDRLRHVLLEQRQRDKLARHGLRPARRLLLIGPPGTGKTSTARVVAGELGLPLFAIRLDTIITKYMGETAAKLRLIFDALAETRGVYLFDEVDALAGDRAASNDVGEIRRVLNSFLQFLEEDTSQSIIIAATNHPALLDNALFRRFDTVMEFALPDADSARAVIANSLAGFQISNLTWKRVLAAAEGLSHAEIVTASENAAKRTVLSGRSRILTDDLVGALRERPRRRSKQESLGA, encoded by the coding sequence GTGGCGACCAACGACCAGCTAAAAGCACTGGTCAAGAGCCATGCAGACGGTGATGATCCCCAGTTCTACTCCGTCGCGATGCAGGTTGCTGCGAAGGCTGCCCGGGCGGGGCAGTCAAAGTTCGCGCAGGAGCTGCGGGACCTCGTTGACGAACTGCGCCGGCGCGGGGCTGACAAGTCCCGCATTGCGTCTGTCGTCCCGGTCGCACAGCCGCGCGGTGAGCTTGCTTCCCTGCTGTCGGTTTCCTACCCCGACGCCCATCTGGGTGACCTGGTGCTGGCCGGCGACGTTGACGACCGGCTCCGTCACGTCCTGCTTGAGCAGCGCCAGCGAGACAAGTTGGCGCGGCACGGACTCAGGCCCGCCCGGAGACTCCTCCTGATCGGGCCGCCGGGGACTGGGAAGACCTCCACGGCCCGCGTCGTCGCGGGAGAGCTCGGGCTACCGCTATTTGCGATCCGGCTCGACACGATCATCACGAAGTACATGGGTGAGACGGCAGCGAAACTGCGGCTCATCTTCGATGCGCTCGCCGAGACGCGGGGCGTGTACCTCTTCGATGAGGTCGACGCGCTCGCGGGGGACAGGGCGGCATCGAACGACGTGGGCGAGATCCGCCGTGTCCTCAACTCGTTTCTTCAGTTCCTCGAAGAGGATACGTCGCAGAGCATCATCATCGCTGCGACTAACCACCCTGCCCTCCTGGACAACGCGCTGTTCCGGCGGTTCGACACCGTCATGGAGTTCGCGCTGCCGGACGCTGACAGTGCACGGGCCGTAATCGCCAACAGTCTTGCCGGGTTCCAGATCAGCAACCTGACGTGGAAGCGTGTCTTGGCGGCCGCCGAGGGCCTGAGCCATGCGGAGATCGTCACTGCGTCGGAGAACGCCGCCAAGCGCACCGTCCTTTCGGGCCGCTCTCGGATCCTGACCGATGACCTCGTTGGAGCGCTCCGAGAGCGCCCGCGGCGGCGTAGCAAGCAAGAGTCGTTGGGTGCATAG
- a CDS encoding carbohydrate kinase family protein gives MSDARGRRPADGAEPPTSAGNTPGGDPELQAPPPPPTSRAWGAEPGTLPGDHDDDAAALVIGEALIDIVERPGEQPAEHPGGSPANVAVGLARLGRDVELVSWFGADAHGSVLRSHLELENVRLSAASARASHTSTARARLDETGAATYVFDLEWAPPVPEPVVEPLVVHTGSIAAVLEPGAATVAETITRYRDTATISLDPNVRPALMGESTATRTLVEALVVQADVVKVSDEDLAWLVPDADPLAVARQWARSGPAIVVVTQGAGGAWAVTAGGLELDVAAVPAEVVDSVGAGDSFSAGLIDGLWAAGLLGADRRAALAQIDAGTLQRVLDQAARIAAITVSREGANPPTRAELSAR, from the coding sequence ATGAGCGACGCCCGCGGCCGGCGTCCCGCGGATGGCGCCGAGCCACCCACCTCTGCCGGCAATACACCGGGCGGGGACCCCGAGCTGCAGGCCCCGCCCCCGCCGCCGACGTCGCGCGCCTGGGGGGCCGAGCCCGGGACGCTGCCCGGCGACCACGACGACGACGCCGCGGCGCTGGTGATCGGCGAGGCACTCATCGACATCGTCGAGCGCCCCGGCGAGCAGCCCGCCGAGCACCCGGGCGGTTCACCGGCCAACGTGGCCGTGGGCCTGGCCCGTCTTGGCCGCGACGTCGAGCTGGTCAGCTGGTTCGGCGCCGACGCCCACGGCAGCGTGCTGCGCTCGCACCTGGAGCTGGAGAACGTCCGGCTCTCCGCCGCCTCCGCGCGGGCCAGCCACACCTCGACCGCCCGCGCGCGCCTGGACGAGACGGGCGCCGCCACCTACGTCTTCGATCTGGAGTGGGCCCCGCCGGTACCCGAGCCGGTTGTCGAGCCCCTCGTGGTGCACACCGGGTCGATCGCCGCCGTGCTCGAGCCGGGGGCGGCCACCGTCGCCGAGACGATCACCCGGTACCGGGACACCGCCACCATCAGCCTCGACCCGAACGTCCGCCCGGCGCTCATGGGTGAGTCCACCGCAACGCGGACCCTGGTCGAGGCTCTCGTCGTGCAGGCCGACGTCGTGAAGGTCTCCGACGAGGACCTCGCCTGGCTCGTGCCCGACGCCGACCCGCTGGCGGTCGCCCGGCAGTGGGCGCGTTCGGGGCCGGCGATCGTCGTGGTCACCCAGGGCGCCGGTGGGGCGTGGGCGGTCACCGCCGGCGGACTCGAGCTGGACGTCGCGGCCGTACCGGCCGAGGTGGTCGACTCCGTCGGCGCCGGGGACTCCTTCAGCGCCGGGCTCATCGACGGGCTGTGGGCCGCGGGGCTGCTGGGCGCGGACCGCCGCGCGGCCCTGGCGCAGATCGACGCCGGGACTCTGCAACGGGTGCTCGACCAGGCCGCGCGGATCGCGGCAATCACGGTCTCGCGCGAGGGCGCCAACCCACCCACCCGGGCCGAGCTCAGCGCCCGGTAG
- a CDS encoding DNA recombination protein RmuC: protein MSVVAGMVLDMEMTTVVLVVLGLVVGVALGFAVATARAATRGGVGAGSAAEVAELRARAAAAQARAERLAEEVDALQERARHDHDVLRALAPVQTMLTQVGEHVALLERERTEQYTVLTEQLHHARRSGVELQRTTSQLESALRSTSARGQWGEVELRRILEASGMLRHVDFTEQRSLGAVGGPGSRRDAAAGRPDVVVRLPGKKYLAVDAKVPMDAYLEASAIGDRTTGEEAERRERLLAAHARALRAHVDALAKRRYHEQLPGSPELVIMFVPSEGLLASALEADPTLLEHALRQGVAPTAPASLLALLRTTASIWSAEQVSTEARELLELGRTLYERLGVVAGHVTALGRSLRSSVQHYNKTVASMEQRLLVTARDFESLATKDLAVDPIDTDDAQVRTFTAPELAVAELDGRSA, encoded by the coding sequence ATGTCAGTGGTCGCTGGCATGGTGCTGGACATGGAGATGACGACGGTGGTGCTGGTGGTCCTCGGGCTGGTGGTCGGTGTGGCGCTGGGCTTCGCGGTGGCCACTGCCCGGGCGGCCACGCGCGGCGGTGTCGGCGCCGGCTCCGCGGCGGAGGTGGCCGAGCTGCGGGCGAGGGCCGCCGCTGCCCAGGCGCGGGCGGAGCGGCTGGCGGAGGAGGTGGACGCCCTGCAGGAGCGCGCCCGCCACGATCACGACGTCCTGCGTGCGCTGGCTCCCGTGCAGACGATGCTTACCCAGGTCGGCGAGCACGTCGCCCTCCTCGAGCGCGAGCGCACCGAGCAGTACACCGTGCTCACCGAGCAGCTCCACCACGCCCGCCGCTCCGGCGTCGAGCTGCAGCGGACGACGTCGCAGCTCGAGTCCGCGCTGCGTTCGACATCCGCGCGGGGCCAGTGGGGCGAGGTCGAGCTGCGTCGCATCCTGGAGGCCTCGGGGATGCTGCGCCATGTCGACTTCACCGAGCAGCGCTCGCTCGGCGCGGTAGGGGGCCCCGGCTCACGCCGTGACGCCGCCGCCGGACGTCCGGATGTGGTGGTGCGCCTGCCGGGCAAGAAGTACCTGGCCGTGGATGCCAAGGTGCCGATGGACGCGTATCTGGAGGCCAGTGCGATCGGCGACCGGACCACCGGCGAGGAGGCCGAACGCCGTGAGCGTCTGCTTGCCGCGCATGCCCGGGCGCTGCGCGCGCATGTGGACGCCCTCGCCAAGCGGCGCTACCACGAGCAGCTGCCGGGCTCACCGGAGCTGGTGATCATGTTCGTGCCGTCCGAGGGTCTGCTCGCCAGCGCCCTGGAGGCCGATCCCACGCTTTTGGAGCACGCCCTGCGGCAGGGCGTGGCCCCCACGGCGCCGGCGTCACTCCTGGCGCTGCTGCGCACGACGGCCTCTATCTGGTCGGCCGAGCAAGTCAGCACCGAGGCTCGCGAGCTGCTGGAGCTGGGCCGCACCCTCTACGAGCGGCTCGGAGTGGTCGCCGGGCACGTCACTGCCCTCGGCCGGTCGCTGCGCTCGAGCGTGCAGCACTACAACAAGACGGTCGCCTCGATGGAGCAACGACTCCTCGTCACAGCCCGGGACTTCGAGTCCTTGGCCACGAAGGACCTCGCGGTGGACCCGATCGACACCGACGACGCCCAGGTCCGCACGTTCACCGCACCCGAGCTCGCGGTGGCGGAACTGGACGGGCGGTCGGCCTAG
- a CDS encoding exodeoxyribonuclease VII small subunit: protein MPQIDAAERPDVSTLSYEQARDELIEVVHHLEAGSTSLEDALALWERGEALAARCQAWLDGARERLEAARAGDGQPVGAPGGAGAAGDNAREVALEGDAAGLGEEDA from the coding sequence GTGCCCCAGATCGACGCGGCCGAGCGGCCGGATGTGTCCACACTGTCCTACGAGCAGGCTCGCGACGAGCTCATCGAGGTGGTCCACCACCTCGAGGCCGGCTCGACCTCGCTGGAGGACGCCCTAGCCCTGTGGGAACGTGGCGAGGCCCTCGCCGCCCGCTGCCAGGCCTGGCTCGACGGCGCCCGCGAGCGCCTCGAGGCGGCCCGGGCCGGCGACGGTCAGCCCGTCGGCGCCCCCGGCGGAGCCGGCGCCGCCGGTGACAACGCCCGCGAGGTCGCCCTCGAGGGCGACGCGGCCGGCTTGGGCGAGGAGGACGCATGA
- the xseA gene encoding exodeoxyribonuclease VII large subunit, with amino-acid sequence MSIGEQTTPAPRRLAARAGETTAENPWPVRLLSSKIDEYIARMSPLWVEGQIVQLNRRPGASLAFLTLRDTAADMSLPVAVQARVLAAMPTPVQEGAHVVVHAKPTFWPKRGSLQLQADELRPVGVGELLARIEHLKRVLAAEGLFDAGRKLPLPFLPRRVGLICGRESKAEHDVVVNAHARWPALHFEIREVAVQGARAVPEVLAALRELDADPAVEVIVIARGGGAVEDLLPFSNEALVRAAAACRTPIVSAIGHETDSPLLDLVADYRASTPTDAAKRIVPDVAEQRRGLAQSRQRIRQAIAGRLAAERRGLDHLRSRPVVANPHALVTVRAEEVARLRTAALQAVRWRTERAAGDLRATHAQLRALSPAATLARGYAVLRDERGHVVQSSAGVEPGQRLEALLGSGRLDVEVVAAAAEQLPPADVGAL; translated from the coding sequence GTGAGTATCGGCGAGCAGACCACCCCCGCCCCGCGACGCCTGGCCGCCCGCGCCGGTGAGACCACCGCCGAGAACCCGTGGCCGGTGCGGTTGCTGTCGTCGAAGATCGACGAGTACATCGCCCGCATGTCCCCGTTGTGGGTCGAGGGCCAGATCGTCCAGCTCAACCGGCGCCCCGGCGCCTCGCTCGCCTTCCTGACCCTGCGCGACACGGCCGCGGACATGTCGCTGCCCGTGGCCGTGCAGGCCCGGGTGCTGGCCGCCATGCCCACACCGGTGCAGGAAGGCGCCCACGTCGTCGTCCACGCCAAGCCCACGTTCTGGCCCAAGCGAGGGTCCCTGCAGCTGCAGGCGGACGAGCTGCGCCCGGTCGGCGTCGGCGAGCTGCTGGCCCGCATCGAGCACCTCAAGCGGGTGCTGGCGGCGGAGGGACTCTTCGACGCCGGGCGCAAGCTGCCGCTGCCCTTCCTGCCCCGGCGAGTCGGGCTGATCTGCGGACGCGAGTCCAAGGCCGAGCACGACGTCGTCGTCAATGCCCACGCCCGGTGGCCGGCCCTCCACTTCGAGATCCGTGAGGTCGCGGTCCAGGGGGCGCGCGCCGTGCCCGAGGTCCTGGCCGCGCTGCGCGAGCTCGACGCCGATCCCGCGGTCGAGGTCATCGTCATCGCCCGGGGTGGTGGCGCCGTCGAGGACCTGCTGCCCTTCTCGAACGAGGCCCTGGTCCGTGCCGCCGCAGCCTGCCGCACGCCGATCGTCTCGGCGATCGGGCACGAGACGGACAGCCCGCTGCTCGACCTGGTGGCCGACTACCGCGCGTCCACCCCCACGGACGCGGCCAAGCGGATCGTGCCGGACGTCGCCGAGCAGCGCCGCGGGCTCGCCCAGTCCCGGCAGCGCATCCGCCAGGCGATCGCCGGACGCCTCGCCGCCGAGCGGCGTGGCCTGGACCACCTGCGGTCCCGGCCCGTGGTCGCGAACCCGCACGCCCTCGTCACCGTCCGCGCCGAGGAGGTGGCCAGGCTACGCACGGCGGCGCTGCAGGCGGTGCGCTGGCGCACCGAGCGGGCGGCGGGCGACCTGCGCGCCACGCACGCCCAGCTGCGGGCGCTCTCCCCCGCCGCCACGCTCGCCCGGGGCTACGCCGTGCTGCGCGACGAGCGCGGGCACGTCGTCCAGTCGTCGGCCGGCGTCGAGCCGGGCCAGCGGCTCGAGGCCCTGCTCGGCTCGGGCCGGCTCGACGTGGAGGTGGTCGCGGCCGCGGCAGAGCAGCTGCCGCCTGCGGATGTCGGCGCCCTGTAG
- the ychF gene encoding redox-regulated ATPase YchF yields MALTIGIAGLPNVGKSTLFNALTRATVLAANYPFATIEPNIGVVPLPDPRLGKLAEVFGSERLVPATVSFVDIAGIVKGASEGEGLGNQFLANIREADAICQVTRVFNDPDVVHVEGKVDPKDDIETISTELILADMQTLEKALPRLEKEVRGKKVDPEVLETAKGAMKLLEEGTLLSAGAAQAGLDPEALAGFQLMTTKPFIYVFNTDDAGLADEAMQAELREMVAPADAIFLDAKFESELVELEPDEAAEMLTESGQDEAGLDKLARVGFHTLGLQTYLTAGPKEARAWTIHKGWTAPQAAGVIHTDFERGFIKAEVISFEHLVELGSVAEARAHGKMRMEGKDYIMQDGDVVEFRFNV; encoded by the coding sequence GTGGCCCTCACCATCGGAATCGCCGGACTGCCCAACGTCGGTAAGTCGACCCTGTTCAACGCCCTGACCCGGGCGACCGTGCTCGCGGCGAACTACCCGTTCGCGACGATCGAGCCCAACATTGGCGTCGTCCCGCTGCCGGACCCCCGGCTGGGGAAGCTCGCCGAGGTCTTCGGCTCCGAGCGTCTCGTGCCCGCGACCGTCTCCTTCGTGGACATCGCGGGCATCGTCAAGGGCGCGTCGGAGGGAGAGGGCCTGGGCAACCAGTTCCTCGCGAACATCCGTGAGGCCGACGCGATCTGCCAGGTCACACGAGTGTTCAACGATCCCGATGTGGTCCACGTCGAGGGCAAGGTGGACCCCAAGGACGACATCGAGACGATCTCGACCGAGCTGATCCTCGCCGACATGCAGACCCTGGAGAAGGCCCTGCCGCGGCTGGAGAAGGAGGTGCGCGGCAAGAAGGTCGACCCGGAGGTGCTCGAGACCGCCAAGGGCGCGATGAAGCTGCTCGAGGAGGGCACGCTGCTCTCCGCCGGCGCCGCGCAGGCCGGGCTCGATCCGGAGGCGCTCGCCGGCTTTCAACTCATGACGACCAAGCCGTTCATCTACGTCTTCAACACCGACGACGCCGGCCTCGCCGACGAGGCCATGCAGGCGGAGCTGCGCGAGATGGTCGCCCCCGCAGACGCGATCTTCCTCGACGCCAAGTTCGAGTCCGAGCTCGTCGAGCTCGAGCCCGACGAGGCCGCCGAGATGTTGACCGAGAGCGGGCAGGACGAGGCCGGCCTCGACAAGCTCGCTCGCGTCGGGTTCCACACCCTGGGCCTGCAGACCTACCTCACCGCCGGCCCCAAGGAGGCCCGGGCGTGGACGATCCACAAGGGCTGGACCGCCCCGCAGGCCGCCGGCGTCATCCACACCGACTTCGAGCGTGGCTTCATCAAGGCCGAGGTCATCTCCTTCGAGCACCTCGTCGAGCTCGGCTCCGTGGCGGAGGCCCGGGCGCACGGCAAGATGCGCATGGAAGGCAAGGACTACATCATGCAGGACGGCGACGTGGTGGAGTTCCGCTTCAACGTGTGA
- a CDS encoding 4-hydroxy-3-methylbut-2-enyl diphosphate reductase: protein MTAAFAPAPRPAVGPTAGSSLAGASAFPAPVESTPALDGKRILLAAPRGYCAGVDRAVDAVEKALELYGAPVYVRKEIVHNKFVVESLSARGAVFVDETDEVPEGARVVFSAHGVSPAVHAQAAARNLATIDATCPLVTKVHKEAVRFANDDYDILLIGHTGHEEVEGTQGEAPEHIQVVNGAEDVDAVQVRDPEKVIWLSQTTLSVDETMQTVRLLRERFPHLQDPPSDDICYATQNRQVAVKKLAPHADVVIVVGSANSSNSVRLVEVALEAGAGAAYRVDTADEVDPAWLAGATSVGLTSGASVPEILVRDVVDRLKALGYTGVEEIRTTTEDIMFSLPKNLRADLKAAGEQPDRPHRARRDRAATARRTAVASGSTAVAPKG from the coding sequence GTGACCGCTGCTTTCGCCCCCGCCCCCCGTCCCGCCGTAGGCCCGACGGCCGGTTCCTCGCTCGCGGGGGCCTCGGCCTTCCCCGCCCCCGTCGAGTCGACCCCTGCGCTCGACGGCAAGCGGATCCTGCTGGCCGCCCCGCGCGGGTACTGCGCGGGGGTGGACCGTGCCGTCGACGCGGTGGAGAAGGCACTCGAGCTCTACGGCGCACCGGTGTACGTGCGCAAGGAGATCGTCCACAACAAGTTCGTGGTCGAGTCCCTCAGCGCTCGCGGGGCGGTATTCGTCGACGAGACGGACGAGGTGCCCGAAGGGGCCCGCGTGGTCTTCTCCGCGCACGGGGTCTCACCGGCCGTGCACGCCCAGGCCGCTGCCCGGAACCTGGCCACCATCGACGCCACCTGCCCGCTGGTGACCAAGGTGCACAAGGAGGCCGTCCGCTTCGCCAACGACGACTACGACATCCTCCTCATCGGGCACACGGGCCACGAGGAGGTCGAGGGCACCCAGGGGGAGGCCCCCGAGCACATCCAAGTGGTCAACGGCGCCGAGGACGTCGACGCCGTACAGGTGCGCGACCCGGAGAAGGTCATCTGGCTGTCGCAGACCACCCTGTCCGTGGACGAGACGATGCAGACGGTCCGGCTTCTCCGCGAGCGGTTCCCGCACCTGCAGGACCCGCCCAGCGACGACATCTGCTACGCCACGCAGAACCGACAGGTGGCGGTGAAAAAGCTAGCCCCTCATGCCGACGTCGTCATCGTGGTGGGCTCCGCGAACTCCTCGAACTCCGTGCGCCTGGTCGAGGTGGCCCTGGAGGCCGGCGCCGGGGCCGCGTACCGGGTGGACACGGCCGACGAGGTGGACCCCGCCTGGCTCGCCGGCGCGACCTCTGTGGGCCTGACCTCCGGCGCATCGGTGCCCGAGATCCTGGTGCGTGACGTCGTCGACCGGCTCAAGGCCCTGGGTTACACCGGGGTTGAGGAGATCCGCACCACGACCGAGGACATCATGTTCTCGCTGCCGAAGAACCTGCGCGCCGACCTGAAGGCGGCCGGCGAGCAGCCGGACCGCCCGCACCGGGCGCGCCGCGACCGTGCTGCCACGGCGCGACGTACCGCAGTCGCGTCGGGGAGCACCGCAGTCGCGCCGAAGGGCTAA
- a CDS encoding S8 family peptidase, which yields MAERDRPHIVISAPPDTEGFTFPNRGGAQRPEFPGSRIRHGRRLKREFEDSWKEADEDEGTYITFESFPGIELALESLDPQASGEQPELVAVRTRTVDDQVVQEATVYIPFGKKEYFLKRLTKYLETAQNDSVKNAKLVEAISSIRRATIRELWTDPDEQFPSDPTQPHWWEVWLRKRDGREQERFTVFAGSHQLRTSAHFLGFNDRTVILLNATVKQLAQTFEALDDIAELRRPHDVSSFVTELPAAEQREWVDDLLSRLQTAGPGSPVVCVLDTGVQDGHPLLAGSLDPADIHVADPNWSLRPTNPHGTEMSALALYGDLAAAVTSQHPVRLEHRLESVKILPDRGDNERDLLGAITARAVDRPEIEAAGRPRVFMLAVTATQGPVTSDVNGRDGARGEAGKPTSWSAALDALAFGRAIDDSDAQLTYLDRDEPRRPRLFVVSAGNIRDLQPGDDHLARSDLELVEDPAQAWNALSVGAYSPRDDMAGAPSEFAGWVPVAPRGELAPSSRTSVSFDRKSWPFKPEVVADGGNTAVSPDRTEVDTPPNLALLTTRMQRIGEGYFTTTRDTSAATAQVAAIAADIAAAYPDLRPETVRALVVHSAEWTEAMRGHFSGAATRAAVVTLLRRYGMGVADRERALRSAVDALTLVAESQLRPFEHEGSGDGRTREMNLHRLPWPSEVLEQLGAEDVRLRVTLSYFIEPNPSSRGWNGRYAYPSFGLRFATKRAEESVDAFRRRINARARDEGHNTTSRGTESGWLLGAEQQQAAGSIHTDIWTGSAADLASKGVIAVYPVAGWWRRRPRLDQSDRGVDYSLVLSIESPNVEVDLWTPVMQQIATPIEIETR from the coding sequence ATGGCCGAACGCGACCGCCCACACATCGTCATCTCCGCACCGCCAGACACCGAGGGCTTCACGTTCCCCAACAGGGGAGGCGCGCAGCGGCCGGAGTTCCCCGGTAGCCGGATCCGGCATGGCCGGCGGCTGAAGCGCGAGTTCGAGGACTCTTGGAAGGAAGCGGACGAGGATGAGGGCACCTACATCACCTTCGAGTCGTTCCCGGGAATCGAGCTCGCGCTGGAGAGCCTCGACCCCCAGGCCTCCGGTGAGCAACCGGAACTGGTCGCAGTCCGCACGCGCACCGTGGACGACCAGGTCGTGCAGGAGGCCACGGTCTACATCCCGTTTGGCAAGAAGGAGTATTTCCTCAAGCGGCTCACCAAGTACTTAGAGACTGCGCAGAACGATTCGGTCAAGAACGCCAAGCTCGTGGAAGCGATCAGCTCCATCCGGCGGGCGACCATCCGAGAGCTGTGGACCGACCCGGACGAGCAGTTCCCCAGCGACCCCACCCAGCCGCACTGGTGGGAGGTATGGCTGCGCAAGCGTGACGGCCGGGAGCAGGAGCGGTTCACTGTCTTCGCCGGGAGCCACCAACTTCGGACGAGCGCGCACTTCCTCGGGTTCAACGACCGGACGGTCATCCTCCTGAACGCGACAGTTAAGCAGCTGGCACAGACGTTTGAGGCACTCGACGATATCGCCGAGCTGCGCCGCCCGCACGACGTCTCGAGCTTCGTCACTGAGCTACCCGCGGCCGAGCAGAGAGAGTGGGTCGACGACCTGCTCTCACGGCTTCAGACCGCGGGCCCGGGCTCACCGGTGGTGTGCGTCCTGGATACGGGAGTCCAGGACGGTCACCCGCTGCTTGCCGGCTCGCTGGATCCCGCTGACATTCACGTCGCGGACCCCAACTGGTCGCTGCGGCCCACGAACCCGCACGGGACGGAGATGTCCGCGCTCGCCCTGTACGGCGACCTGGCCGCCGCGGTCACGAGCCAACACCCGGTCCGGCTGGAACACCGTCTCGAGTCGGTCAAGATCTTGCCCGACCGCGGCGACAACGAGAGGGATCTGCTGGGAGCCATCACGGCTCGCGCTGTGGACCGGCCGGAGATCGAGGCGGCCGGTCGGCCGCGTGTCTTCATGCTCGCGGTGACCGCCACGCAGGGCCCGGTGACCAGCGACGTCAACGGCCGGGACGGAGCGCGCGGTGAAGCAGGCAAGCCGACCTCGTGGTCTGCCGCTCTGGACGCGCTGGCGTTTGGCCGTGCCATCGACGACAGCGACGCTCAGCTGACCTACCTGGATCGCGACGAGCCGCGCCGACCTCGCCTCTTCGTCGTGTCGGCTGGGAACATCCGCGACCTGCAGCCAGGTGATGATCACCTGGCCCGCAGCGACCTCGAGCTGGTCGAGGATCCAGCGCAGGCGTGGAATGCCCTCAGCGTCGGTGCGTATTCGCCCAGAGACGACATGGCGGGTGCGCCGTCCGAGTTTGCCGGTTGGGTGCCGGTCGCACCTCGGGGCGAGCTGGCGCCCAGCAGCCGGACTTCGGTGTCCTTCGACCGGAAGAGCTGGCCGTTCAAGCCCGAGGTCGTCGCCGACGGCGGGAACACCGCGGTCTCACCGGATCGCACGGAAGTCGACACACCACCGAACCTCGCGCTGCTGACCACCAGGATGCAGCGCATCGGGGAGGGCTACTTCACCACAACGCGCGATACGTCTGCTGCGACCGCCCAGGTCGCCGCGATAGCTGCGGACATCGCCGCGGCGTATCCGGACCTGCGTCCGGAGACCGTCCGCGCCTTGGTCGTTCACTCCGCGGAGTGGACCGAGGCGATGAGAGGGCACTTTTCCGGCGCGGCAACGAGGGCTGCCGTCGTGACGCTGTTGAGGCGATACGGCATGGGCGTCGCGGACCGGGAGCGCGCACTCCGTTCCGCTGTCGACGCGCTGACGCTGGTGGCTGAGTCCCAGTTGCGCCCCTTCGAGCACGAAGGCAGCGGCGACGGCAGGACACGGGAGATGAACCTGCACCGGCTACCGTGGCCGTCGGAGGTTCTCGAGCAACTCGGCGCCGAGGACGTGCGCCTGCGCGTCACGTTGTCCTACTTCATCGAGCCGAACCCGTCGAGCCGCGGCTGGAACGGCCGGTACGCCTACCCCTCCTTCGGGCTCCGGTTCGCAACCAAGCGTGCGGAGGAGAGCGTCGACGCATTCCGGCGCCGGATCAACGCTAGGGCGCGCGACGAGGGACACAACACCACATCGCGCGGGACAGAGAGCGGGTGGCTCCTCGGTGCGGAGCAACAGCAGGCGGCTGGGTCCATCCACACCGATATCTGGACCGGCAGCGCTGCCGACCTGGCAAGCAAGGGTGTGATCGCGGTGTACCCGGTCGCGGGATGGTGGAGGCGGCGGCCCCGGCTCGACCAGAGCGACCGTGGTGTCGACTACTCCCTCGTGCTCAGTATCGAGTCGCCCAACGTCGAGGTCGACCTGTGGACGCCGGTGATGCAACAGATCGCGACGCCGATCGAGATCGAGACCAGGTAG